Proteins encoded in a region of the Rothia mucilaginosa genome:
- the trpD gene encoding anthranilate phosphoribosyltransferase encodes MTTHEITWKYILNQLVKHQNLTDTEVAWAMDQIMTGQTEQPILASFLTALHSKGETPEELGALAAGMIAKAETVDIDPHAVDIVGTGGDQQNTVNISTMAALVIAGTGATVVKHGNRASTSKSGSADVLEALGIRLDMPIPAVAECARETGITFLFAMTFHPAMRHVGPTRRLLGIPTAFNYLGPMTNPARVKSSAIGVANPVMAEKMAHVFAERGDHALIFRGDDGLDELTIATTSRLWEAVDGELTEYRFDPTEYGLQNAPLEQLRGGDAEYNAGVFRAILAGEGEAPKSPLRAIHDAVVMNAAAGLVAYRPTNGESFETRFTQALADARESIASGAAERVLNAWVEFSEKHAE; translated from the coding sequence ATGACTACGCACGAAATCACCTGGAAATACATCCTCAACCAGCTCGTCAAACACCAAAACCTCACCGACACCGAAGTCGCCTGGGCAATGGACCAAATCATGACCGGTCAAACCGAACAGCCGATCCTCGCATCCTTCCTCACCGCCCTCCACTCCAAAGGCGAAACCCCCGAAGAACTCGGCGCACTCGCAGCCGGCATGATCGCCAAAGCCGAAACCGTCGACATCGACCCCCACGCCGTAGACATCGTCGGCACCGGCGGCGACCAGCAAAACACCGTCAACATCTCCACCATGGCAGCCCTCGTCATCGCAGGCACCGGCGCCACCGTCGTCAAACACGGCAACCGCGCCTCCACCTCCAAATCCGGCTCCGCAGACGTCCTCGAAGCCCTCGGAATCCGCCTCGACATGCCCATTCCCGCAGTCGCCGAATGCGCTCGCGAGACTGGCATCACGTTCCTGTTTGCGATGACTTTCCACCCGGCAATGCGCCACGTGGGCCCGACCCGCCGCCTGCTGGGCATTCCGACCGCGTTCAACTACCTGGGCCCCATGACAAACCCGGCTCGCGTGAAGTCCTCGGCTATCGGCGTTGCTAACCCGGTCATGGCTGAGAAGATGGCTCACGTCTTCGCGGAGCGCGGCGATCACGCCCTGATTTTCCGCGGTGATGACGGTCTGGACGAGCTGACCATCGCCACCACGAGCCGCCTGTGGGAGGCTGTAGACGGCGAACTGACCGAGTACCGCTTTGACCCGACCGAGTACGGTCTGCAGAACGCGCCGCTGGAGCAGTTGCGTGGCGGCGACGCCGAGTACAACGCGGGCGTTTTCCGTGCAATTTTGGCGGGGGAGGGCGAGGCCCCGAAGAGCCCGCTACGCGCTATTCACGACGCTGTGGTGATGAACGCAGCCGCAGGCCTGGTGGCGTACCGCCCGACCAACGGCGAAAGCTTTGAAACCCGGTTCACTCAGGCTTTGGCTGATGCGCGCGAATCCATTGCGTCCGGTGCAGCGGAGCGTGTGCTCAACGCATGGGTAGAGTTCAGCGAAAAGCACGCAGAATAA
- a CDS encoding SPFH domain-containing protein: MPISLILTVLLILFVLTMLAKTVRVIPQGRAGIVERLGKFHAVLNPGLHIVIPVVDRVLPLIDLREQVVSFPSQSVITEDNLVVGIDTVVYFQVTDPRSATYEITNYIRAVDELTSATLRNVVGGLNLEQTLTSRDQINAELRGVLDSTTGRWGLRVSRVDIKEIQPPVSIQDSMEKQMRAERDRRAAILTAEGQKQSDILTAEGESRAAILRAEGEKQAQILRAEGDAQSAILRANGEAEAVQKVFAAIHESNPSQQLLTYQYLQTLPKLAEGDANKLWFIPTELGDALRGLGNAFGTLPASDLADAPKKPAAQAPKSAPQAPGSYGING; this comes from the coding sequence ATGCCTATCAGCCTTATTCTGACGGTCCTACTCATCCTCTTCGTGCTGACGATGCTCGCAAAGACCGTGCGCGTCATCCCGCAGGGACGAGCCGGCATCGTCGAACGACTGGGTAAGTTCCACGCCGTCCTCAACCCCGGCCTGCACATCGTCATCCCCGTAGTTGACCGCGTGCTGCCCCTCATCGACCTGCGTGAACAGGTCGTTTCCTTCCCCTCGCAGTCAGTGATTACCGAAGATAACCTCGTGGTCGGTATCGACACCGTCGTGTACTTCCAGGTCACCGACCCGCGCTCGGCAACCTACGAAATCACCAACTACATTCGCGCCGTGGACGAGCTGACCAGCGCAACCCTGCGTAACGTCGTCGGTGGCCTGAACCTGGAGCAGACCCTCACCTCCCGCGACCAGATCAACGCTGAACTGCGAGGCGTACTCGACTCCACCACCGGCCGCTGGGGCCTGCGCGTCTCCCGCGTGGACATCAAGGAAATCCAGCCCCCGGTATCCATCCAGGACTCCATGGAGAAGCAGATGCGTGCAGAGCGTGACCGTCGCGCCGCAATCCTCACCGCAGAAGGCCAGAAGCAGTCCGACATTCTGACCGCAGAAGGTGAATCCCGCGCCGCAATCCTGCGTGCAGAGGGTGAAAAGCAGGCGCAAATCCTTCGTGCAGAAGGTGACGCACAATCTGCAATCCTGCGCGCAAACGGTGAAGCCGAAGCCGTGCAGAAGGTCTTCGCAGCAATCCACGAATCCAACCCCAGCCAGCAGCTGCTCACCTACCAGTACCTGCAGACCCTGCCCAAGCTCGCCGAAGGCGACGCCAACAAGCTCTGGTTCATCCCGACCGAACTCGGCGATGCACTGCGCGGCCTGGGCAACGCATTCGGCACCCTGCCCGCATCCGACCTGGCAGACGCACCGAAGAAGCCCGCAGCACAGGCACCCAAGAGCGCACCGCAGGCACCCGGAAGCTACGGCATCAACGGCTAA
- the tatA gene encoding Sec-independent protein translocase subunit TatA — MGQIFSHPATIIVVILLIVLLFGAPKLPGMARSLGQSMRIFKTEVEGLKNDSKKDPREKDGEEVVTAEVVDNGKDGKTETK; from the coding sequence ATGGGCCAGATTTTCAGCCACCCCGCGACCATCATTGTCGTTATCCTCCTTATCGTCCTGCTCTTCGGCGCACCCAAGCTGCCCGGCATGGCACGCAGCCTCGGCCAGTCCATGCGCATCTTCAAGACCGAAGTTGAGGGTCTGAAGAACGACTCCAAGAAGGACCCCCGCGAGAAGGACGGCGAAGAGGTCGTCACCGCTGAGGTCGTAGACAACGGCAAGGACGGCAAGACCGAAACCAAGTAA
- a CDS encoding polyprenol monophosphomannose synthase gives MRVLTVIPTYNEKENLPIVVERLRKAAPEVDILVVDDNSPDGTGQIADELSAKDSQIHVLHRTVKDGLGGAYLAGFDWGLEAGYDVLIEMDADCSHQPEQLPSLVRAVEAGADLAIGSRYVPGGKTKNWPAHRQVLSRGANLYTRLILGTSIKDITAGFRAYRRDALQRLNLEGIDSKGYVFQVDLAWRSEQAGLKIVEVPITFVEREIGASKMDGNIIFDSMSKVTRWGMANRIQKLKKALGK, from the coding sequence ATGCGCGTTCTAACTGTCATCCCGACGTATAACGAGAAGGAGAACCTGCCCATCGTGGTAGAGCGTCTTCGCAAGGCAGCTCCCGAGGTGGACATTCTCGTGGTGGATGATAACAGCCCCGACGGTACCGGTCAGATTGCTGATGAGCTGTCGGCTAAGGATTCCCAGATTCACGTTCTGCACCGCACCGTTAAGGACGGCCTGGGCGGCGCATACCTCGCTGGCTTCGATTGGGGCCTTGAGGCAGGCTACGACGTTCTGATTGAGATGGACGCTGACTGCTCGCACCAGCCTGAGCAGCTTCCTTCTCTGGTTCGTGCTGTGGAGGCGGGCGCTGACCTGGCTATTGGTTCGCGTTACGTTCCCGGTGGCAAGACCAAGAACTGGCCGGCTCACCGCCAGGTTCTCTCGCGCGGCGCTAACCTGTACACCCGCCTGATTCTGGGCACCTCCATTAAGGACATTACCGCTGGTTTCCGTGCGTACCGTCGTGACGCTCTGCAGCGCCTGAACCTTGAGGGCATCGACTCGAAGGGCTACGTGTTCCAGGTTGATCTGGCGTGGCGTTCTGAGCAGGCTGGCCTGAAGATTGTTGAGGTTCCGATTACCTTCGTTGAGCGTGAGATTGGCGCTTCGAAGATGGACGGCAACATTATCTTTGACTCCATGTCTAAGGTGACTCGCTGGGGTATGGCTAACCGCATTCAGAAGCTGAAGAAGGCTCTGGGCAAGTAA
- a CDS encoding DEAD/DEAH box helicase translates to MSKHHAQSDAHTSNASNAQTPAERTDYAAAYAASRERAAYAKTALGAFEASLDFPLDDFQRQACAAVEADRSVLVAAPTGAGKTIVGEFGIYLALRRGMKAFYTTPIKALSNQKYHDFVRAYGEDYVGLLTGDTSINTEAPVVVMTTEVLRNMLYANSTTLTGLGYVVMDEVHYLADRFRGAVWEEAIIHLPEHVNVISLSATVSNVEEFGAWLDTVRGGTDIIVSEHRPVPLWQHMMVGHRVVDLFVPEDNSAQGKNHTQGKNQEPEEKLSRKQAKKAQKAKHRGATVEAGANPLLAGLRLNPQLKALRPGFRSSPGRGRYGGKRERFRHRREGWLNETFSSGERGRSNRRDRFSNDRFSNDRDFDARGEQKPLRPQRITRPEMVRALDKQGLLPAICFIFSRAGCDGAVSHCVSADITLTTPEQQQTIRAYIAEATAHLDTRDLNTLGYYEWRDGLIRGIAAHHAGLLPLFKEVVETLFAQGLIKLVFATETLALGINMPARTVILEKLTKYNGESHVDITPGEYTQLTGRAGRRGIDIEGHAVVMWRPGMSPEHVATLASTRTYPLNSSFRPTYNMAANLIASYGAERTRKILESSFAQFQADKSVVGVASRVRKNESALEGYREAMACHLGDFTEYVQLSRHIAELEKKASKSNERHARAQAHHSIQQLLPGDIIYIPHGRSRGYAVVITRSDSHADPRIGIVTEDAHQRTASTRDFEGAVEPVSRIKIPKRLSLKTPKERRDTASRMRQALYDGRAPRALAQQNIPARQNSIDAQLEALQAQLRNHPCHGCSDRANHMRWAERWQKLNSETEGLRRQIARRTNTIAQVFNRIARLLESYGYVERTEDNELSLTTGGQALRRIYGERDLLTALCLDAHFLDGLEPAAIAATVAALTYQGKRDAVEYLAHYPHPSLRAPIATITQRLADLNAAEEQFKVNPTPACDFGLVEPMYAWANGAHLAKAIEDTGLAAGDFVRWAKQVLDALDQIAHIRSLDPVIRARCEEAIEAVRRGVVALDV, encoded by the coding sequence ATGAGCAAGCACCACGCACAGTCCGACGCACACACTTCTAACGCTTCTAACGCACAGACCCCGGCGGAGCGCACCGACTACGCTGCCGCCTACGCCGCATCCCGAGAACGCGCCGCCTACGCGAAGACCGCCCTGGGGGCTTTTGAAGCGTCCCTGGATTTTCCGCTGGATGATTTTCAGCGTCAGGCGTGTGCCGCCGTGGAGGCGGACCGTTCCGTCCTGGTTGCCGCGCCTACGGGTGCGGGTAAGACCATTGTGGGCGAGTTCGGTATTTACCTGGCGCTGCGCCGCGGCATGAAGGCGTTCTACACGACCCCCATTAAGGCGCTGAGCAACCAGAAGTACCACGACTTCGTGCGCGCGTACGGTGAGGATTACGTGGGTCTGCTGACCGGCGATACGAGCATTAACACGGAAGCACCCGTGGTCGTGATGACCACCGAGGTGCTGCGCAACATGCTCTACGCTAACTCGACCACGCTGACCGGCCTGGGCTACGTGGTGATGGATGAGGTGCACTACCTGGCGGACCGTTTCCGTGGCGCAGTGTGGGAAGAGGCGATTATTCACCTTCCCGAGCATGTGAACGTCATTTCCCTGTCGGCTACGGTGTCGAACGTTGAGGAGTTCGGCGCGTGGCTGGATACGGTGCGCGGCGGCACGGACATTATTGTTTCGGAGCACCGCCCGGTGCCGCTGTGGCAGCACATGATGGTCGGTCACCGCGTGGTGGACCTGTTCGTACCCGAAGACAACTCCGCGCAGGGCAAAAACCACACCCAGGGCAAGAACCAGGAGCCGGAGGAGAAGCTCTCCCGCAAGCAGGCGAAGAAGGCACAGAAGGCTAAGCATCGCGGCGCAACCGTGGAGGCGGGCGCCAACCCTCTGCTTGCCGGTCTGCGCCTGAACCCGCAGCTGAAGGCGCTACGCCCCGGCTTCCGTTCGAGCCCGGGCCGTGGACGCTACGGCGGCAAGCGTGAACGTTTCCGTCACCGCCGTGAAGGCTGGCTCAATGAGACGTTCAGCAGCGGCGAGCGCGGCCGCTCGAACCGTCGTGACCGTTTCAGCAACGATCGTTTCAGTAACGACCGGGACTTTGATGCGCGCGGTGAGCAGAAGCCTCTGCGCCCGCAGCGCATTACCCGCCCGGAGATGGTGCGCGCCCTCGACAAACAGGGCCTGCTGCCCGCAATCTGCTTTATCTTCTCCCGTGCCGGTTGCGACGGCGCGGTCAGCCACTGCGTATCCGCCGATATTACGCTGACCACCCCCGAACAGCAGCAGACCATCCGCGCCTACATTGCGGAAGCGACCGCTCACCTGGACACCCGCGACCTGAACACCCTCGGCTACTACGAATGGCGTGACGGCCTGATTCGCGGTATCGCCGCGCACCACGCCGGCCTACTACCCCTATTCAAGGAGGTCGTCGAAACCCTCTTCGCCCAGGGCCTCATCAAGCTGGTCTTCGCCACCGAAACCCTCGCACTGGGCATCAACATGCCCGCCCGCACCGTCATCCTGGAAAAGCTCACCAAGTACAACGGCGAATCCCACGTGGACATCACCCCCGGCGAGTACACCCAGCTAACCGGACGCGCAGGCCGCCGCGGCATCGACATCGAAGGCCACGCCGTCGTCATGTGGCGCCCCGGCATGTCCCCAGAACACGTGGCAACCCTCGCCTCAACCCGCACCTACCCGCTGAACTCCTCATTCCGCCCCACCTACAACATGGCGGCAAACCTCATCGCCTCCTACGGCGCCGAACGCACCCGCAAAATCCTGGAATCCTCCTTCGCACAGTTCCAAGCAGACAAATCGGTCGTCGGCGTCGCCTCCCGCGTACGCAAAAACGAAAGCGCCCTAGAAGGCTACCGCGAAGCAATGGCATGCCACCTGGGCGACTTCACCGAATACGTCCAGCTCAGCCGCCACATCGCCGAACTGGAAAAGAAAGCGTCCAAGAGCAACGAACGCCACGCCCGCGCGCAGGCACACCACAGCATCCAGCAGCTACTACCCGGCGACATCATCTACATTCCGCACGGCCGCTCCCGCGGCTACGCAGTCGTCATCACCCGCTCCGACTCGCACGCCGACCCGCGCATCGGCATCGTCACCGAGGACGCGCACCAGCGCACCGCCTCAACCCGCGATTTCGAAGGCGCCGTCGAACCGGTCTCACGCATCAAAATCCCCAAGCGCCTAAGCCTCAAAACCCCCAAGGAACGCCGCGACACGGCAAGCCGCATGCGCCAGGCACTCTACGACGGCCGCGCCCCGCGTGCGCTCGCACAGCAGAACATCCCTGCTCGTCAGAACAGCATTGACGCACAGCTGGAGGCTCTGCAGGCTCAGCTGCGTAACCACCCGTGCCACGGCTGCTCCGACCGTGCAAACCACATGCGTTGGGCTGAGCGCTGGCAGAAGCTCAACTCCGAGACGGAAGGGTTGCGCCGTCAGATTGCCCGCCGCACCAACACGATCGCGCAGGTCTTCAACCGCATTGCGCGTCTGCTGGAAAGCTACGGCTACGTCGAACGCACCGAGGATAACGAACTATCGCTAACCACCGGCGGACAGGCTCTACGCCGCATCTACGGCGAGCGTGACCTACTGACCGCCCTGTGCCTGGACGCGCACTTCCTCGACGGACTGGAACCCGCCGCCATCGCGGCAACCGTTGCCGCGCTGACCTACCAGGGCAAGCGCGACGCGGTGGAATACCTGGCTCACTACCCGCACCCGTCCCTGCGCGCACCCATCGCGACGATTACGCAGCGCCTCGCCGACCTGAACGCAGCCGAGGAACAGTTCAAGGTCAACCCGACCCCGGCATGCGACTTCGGCCTGGTCGAACCCATGTACGCGTGGGCGAACGGTGCGCACCTCGCAAAGGCAATCGAGGACACCGGCCTTGCCGCCGGCGACTTCGTGCGCTGGGCAAAGCAGGTACTGGACGCCCTGGACCAGATTGCGCACATCCGCTCGCTGGACCCGGTCATTCGCGCCCGCTGTGAAGAGGCGATTGAGGCGGTCCGCCGCGGCGTGGTCGCACTGGACGTCTAA
- a CDS encoding amidohydrolase, translating to MSTRIFVDGSVYSPVDPYATAMLVEDGAVRWVGSDSGARSIADESATITELEGALLTPAFARALAPVAGKEAPEILDYLQAYRAAGYHTHTLLAGMEDVPDLVSALSYYTAEHGTPDIRLILNATGVETDELISAIKALRPLTEGKRAVKGLQLVGIFVAPTEAPAAAQVAEDAALLLSIDASTGFTTAADAALAVRENRPWLPIRLDAAISTPQDPITDEYLTKLAEARINLGLSVCEPEEDEEANDTVQALLAHAGGEARETVASVARRANATGTSIALGSDTQLYAPGAWSLIRELVNDEHGISARSAFAALTRGVYRLAHEDNPFTGQLTPDTPAYVAQWRVEALMVQAPDSRVASWSTDPRARIPLLPALEEDSTLPVLESIYTESN from the coding sequence ATGTCTACCCGTATTTTTGTAGATGGTAGCGTGTACAGCCCGGTCGACCCGTACGCAACCGCAATGCTGGTCGAGGACGGTGCGGTCCGCTGGGTTGGTTCCGATTCAGGCGCGCGTTCAATTGCCGACGAATCAGCCACCATCACCGAACTCGAAGGCGCCCTGCTAACCCCCGCCTTTGCGCGCGCACTGGCACCGGTAGCAGGCAAAGAAGCACCCGAAATCCTCGACTACCTGCAGGCATACCGCGCAGCCGGCTACCACACCCACACCCTCCTCGCCGGCATGGAAGACGTACCCGACCTCGTCTCCGCACTCAGCTACTACACCGCCGAACATGGCACACCCGACATCCGCCTCATCCTCAACGCCACCGGCGTAGAAACCGATGAATTGATCAGCGCCATCAAGGCACTACGCCCCCTCACCGAAGGCAAACGCGCCGTCAAGGGCCTGCAGCTGGTCGGCATCTTCGTCGCACCCACCGAAGCCCCCGCAGCAGCACAGGTAGCCGAAGACGCCGCACTCCTGCTCTCCATCGACGCATCCACCGGCTTCACCACCGCAGCCGATGCCGCACTCGCCGTACGCGAAAACCGCCCCTGGCTGCCCATCCGCCTCGACGCGGCAATCAGCACCCCGCAAGACCCCATCACCGACGAATACCTCACCAAACTGGCAGAAGCACGCATCAACCTGGGCCTGAGCGTCTGCGAACCCGAAGAAGACGAAGAAGCCAACGACACCGTCCAGGCACTCCTCGCACACGCCGGGGGAGAAGCACGCGAAACCGTAGCCTCCGTAGCACGCCGCGCGAACGCAACCGGCACCTCCATCGCCCTCGGATCCGACACCCAACTCTACGCACCCGGCGCCTGGTCCCTCATCCGCGAACTCGTCAACGACGAACACGGCATCTCCGCACGCAGCGCCTTCGCCGCCCTCACTCGCGGCGTATACCGCCTCGCACACGAAGACAACCCCTTCACCGGCCAACTCACCCCCGACACCCCCGCATACGTAGCACAATGGCGCGTCGAAGCCCTCATGGTCCAAGCACCCGACTCCCGCGTAGCATCGTGGAGCACCGACCCCCGCGCTCGCATTCCGTTGCTTCCGGCGCTGGAGGAGGATTCGACTCTGCCCGTCCTGGAATCTATTTACACTGAAAGTAACTAA
- the tatC gene encoding twin-arginine translocase subunit TatC, which translates to MATPDQDVRNRKINPEARMELKEHLREFRDRLIKAAIATIIAAIIGTVFLYQPFIEMISAPLQQINAETGRNANLNYGSVASPFDQLLKVGMYIGLVIASPVWLYQALRFLLPALHTKEKKYLFGFLTASIFAFACGVAISYFTLPGVVYALLKFTPVNESNYIDAGVYISFILKFVVTFSCAFIIPVILVGINMLGLIRGKTILKSWRWVVVLVAVIAALTAPGSDIMMMFVLMAPLLIFFFAAIGICMINDKRRDRKLAKLAQGSDEASLNTATSSEDLAKMGYFEEEKTS; encoded by the coding sequence GTGGCAACACCCGACCAGGACGTGCGCAACCGCAAAATCAATCCTGAAGCACGCATGGAACTCAAGGAACACCTGCGCGAATTCCGCGACCGCCTCATCAAAGCGGCTATCGCAACCATCATCGCAGCCATCATCGGTACGGTCTTCCTCTACCAGCCTTTCATCGAAATGATCTCTGCACCCCTGCAGCAGATCAACGCAGAAACCGGCCGCAACGCAAACCTGAACTACGGTAGCGTCGCATCTCCTTTCGACCAGCTGCTGAAGGTCGGTATGTACATCGGCCTGGTGATCGCCTCTCCCGTCTGGCTCTACCAGGCACTGCGATTCCTGCTGCCGGCACTGCACACCAAGGAGAAGAAGTATCTCTTCGGCTTCCTCACCGCATCTATTTTCGCGTTTGCCTGCGGTGTCGCCATTTCGTACTTCACCCTCCCCGGCGTGGTCTACGCGCTGCTGAAGTTCACCCCCGTCAACGAAAGTAACTACATTGATGCGGGCGTGTACATCTCCTTCATCCTGAAGTTCGTTGTTACGTTCTCCTGCGCGTTCATCATCCCGGTGATCCTGGTCGGCATTAACATGCTCGGCCTCATCCGAGGCAAGACCATCCTGAAGTCCTGGCGTTGGGTTGTCGTGCTCGTTGCAGTGATTGCAGCGCTGACCGCACCCGGTAGCGACATCATGATGATGTTCGTGCTCATGGCGCCGCTGCTGATTTTCTTCTTCGCAGCGATCGGCATCTGCATGATCAACGACAAGCGCCGCGACCGCAAGCTTGCCAAGCTGGCACAGGGGTCGGATGAAGCAAGCCTGAACACCGCAACCAGCAGTGAAGACCTGGCGAAGATGGGTTACTTCGAGGAAGAGAAGACTTCCTAA
- a CDS encoding NfeD family protein, whose amino-acid sequence MDWLFETPWTLWVALALVFAVIEMLSLDLFFLMLAISAGVTAAISPFVDNMLIRTVIFVVICLILVLGLRPPLLKKLNKTATGAVTNAEALIGAEVRITQDVTSETGLVVLAGDTWTARTASGTLVAGSHARVRAIEGATAIVEPLPHN is encoded by the coding sequence GTGGATTGGCTCTTTGAGACACCCTGGACGCTCTGGGTTGCACTCGCTCTCGTTTTCGCCGTCATAGAAATGCTCAGCCTCGACCTGTTCTTTCTCATGCTGGCGATCAGCGCAGGCGTCACCGCAGCAATATCGCCCTTCGTGGATAACATGCTGATTCGAACCGTTATTTTCGTGGTGATCTGCCTAATTTTGGTTCTTGGTCTGCGCCCGCCGCTGCTGAAGAAACTCAATAAAACAGCCACCGGAGCTGTCACTAATGCTGAAGCACTTATTGGTGCTGAGGTGCGCATCACTCAAGATGTGACTAGTGAAACCGGTTTGGTGGTACTAGCTGGCGACACCTGGACGGCACGCACCGCCTCCGGAACGCTCGTTGCAGGATCACACGCGAGGGTACGAGCCATTGAGGGTGCTACCGCAATCGTAGAGCCTCTCCCCCACAACTAA
- a CDS encoding HesB/IscA family protein, with amino-acid sequence MSETTTELPTHGVNLTEVAQTKVRTLLEQEGRTDLRLRIAVQPGGCSGLIYQLYFDERVLDGDAVRNFDGVEVIVDKMSAPYLEGSTIDFEDTIEKQGFSIDNPNAAGSCACGDSFH; translated from the coding sequence ATGAGTGAAACCACCACCGAACTGCCGACCCACGGCGTCAACCTCACCGAAGTAGCACAGACCAAGGTCCGCACCCTCCTCGAACAGGAAGGCCGCACCGACCTGCGCCTACGCATCGCCGTCCAGCCTGGCGGCTGCTCCGGCCTCATCTACCAGCTCTACTTCGACGAGCGCGTCCTCGACGGCGACGCAGTCCGCAACTTCGATGGCGTAGAAGTCATCGTCGACAAGATGAGCGCACCCTACCTCGAAGGCTCCACCATCGACTTCGAAGACACCATCGAAAAGCAGGGCTTCTCCATCGACAACCCCAACGCAGCAGGCTCCTGCGCATGCGGTGACTCCTTCCACTAA
- a CDS encoding RNA polymerase-binding protein RbpA yields MSDRSLRGMRLGSQSMETESNVQPAPRQRVEYRTADGDRVFVTFAAEAEIPSVWTAKSGKEAYLVNGDSTADAEEEKPARTHWDMLMERRSIEELEKTLEDRLEYYRKHYAL; encoded by the coding sequence ATGAGCGATCGTAGCCTGCGCGGTATGCGCCTGGGTTCCCAGTCGATGGAAACCGAATCGAACGTACAGCCCGCGCCCCGCCAGCGCGTCGAATACCGTACCGCAGACGGTGACCGCGTTTTCGTGACCTTCGCGGCAGAAGCAGAAATCCCCTCGGTATGGACCGCAAAGTCCGGCAAGGAAGCATACCTCGTCAACGGCGACTCCACCGCAGACGCCGAAGAAGAGAAGCCCGCACGTACCCACTGGGATATGCTCATGGAACGCCGCAGCATCGAAGAGCTGGAAAAGACTCTGGAAGACCGCCTAGAATACTACCGCAAGCACTACGCGCTCTAA